A window of Hymenobacter aerilatus contains these coding sequences:
- a CDS encoding enoyl-ACP reductase FabI, translating to MPNLLAGKVGIISGALNEKSIAWKVAQKAHAEGARFVLTNAPLAMRMGEINALAEECNAPIIAADATSVEDLEKLFSGAQEQLGGKIDFVLHSIGMSPNIRKGKHYGELNYDWFQKTLDISALSLHKMLHVAEKQDALNEWGSVVALSYIAAQRAFLDYTDMSQAKAVLESIARSYGQRLGKQKKVRVNTVSQSPTKTTAGAGISGFDAFYDYADKLSPLGNAPAEACADYCISLFSDLTRYVTMQNLMHDGGFSTTGISEEMVEVLTKASS from the coding sequence ATGCCTAATCTACTCGCTGGCAAAGTCGGAATCATATCCGGCGCCCTCAACGAAAAATCAATTGCCTGGAAAGTGGCCCAGAAAGCCCACGCCGAGGGCGCCCGCTTCGTGCTGACCAACGCCCCGCTGGCGATGCGCATGGGCGAAATCAACGCCCTGGCCGAGGAGTGCAACGCCCCCATCATCGCGGCTGATGCTACCTCAGTGGAGGACCTGGAAAAGCTGTTCTCGGGCGCGCAGGAGCAGCTGGGTGGCAAGATTGACTTCGTGCTGCACTCCATTGGCATGTCGCCGAACATCCGTAAGGGTAAGCACTACGGCGAGCTGAACTATGACTGGTTCCAGAAAACGCTGGACATCTCGGCGCTGTCGCTGCACAAGATGCTGCACGTGGCCGAGAAGCAGGATGCCCTCAATGAATGGGGCTCGGTGGTGGCCTTGTCGTACATCGCCGCCCAGCGCGCTTTCCTCGATTACACCGATATGTCGCAGGCCAAGGCCGTGCTCGAAAGTATTGCCCGCAGCTATGGCCAGCGCTTGGGTAAGCAGAAGAAAGTACGCGTGAACACCGTGTCGCAGTCGCCTACCAAGACCACGGCCGGCGCCGGCATCAGCGGTTTCGACGCGTTCTACGACTATGCCGACAAACTCTCGCCCCTCGGCAACGCCCCCGCCGAAGCCTGCGCCGACTACTGCATCTCGCTGTTCTCGGACCTCACGCGCTACGTGACCATGCAAAACCTCATGCACGACGGCGGCTTCAGCACCACCGGCATCTCGGAGGAAATGGTAGAAGTACTGACGAAGGCTAGTTCGTAA
- the porD gene encoding type IX secretion system protein PorD, with protein MRKLLSVCLLLAACLCTSTARAQEILADVRVTTENVTVSDQQIVLQMQNDIQNFLNTRAWTNQTYRPEEKIRCKFFVGLTGIPQTGTYTATVRIITTRPVYGTGYETNVMSISDRGWLFNYSPQNPLDFSENTFVGNLSSLLSFYAYIIIGMDQDSFARLGGTPYYDRARNILLAASSQTVTNESDGGWKDGEPRNRYWLLTNLQDPQLEAFRTGSYAYYRQGMDLFIEKPQDARASILTALTNIQAAVLRRPGTLVARSFFDTKSDEIANIFRTSQDPQQKQQVVNMLGEIDPTNTAKYQAILK; from the coding sequence ATGCGTAAACTACTATCAGTGTGTTTGTTGTTGGCTGCTTGCCTGTGTACCTCAACGGCGCGGGCGCAGGAAATACTGGCTGATGTGCGCGTGACGACGGAAAACGTGACGGTGTCGGATCAGCAGATTGTGCTGCAAATGCAGAACGACATCCAAAACTTCCTCAACACCCGGGCCTGGACCAACCAGACTTACCGACCTGAGGAAAAAATCCGGTGTAAGTTTTTTGTGGGGCTGACCGGGATTCCGCAAACGGGTACGTACACGGCCACCGTGCGCATCATCACTACGCGCCCCGTGTACGGCACCGGCTACGAAACCAACGTCATGTCGATTTCCGACCGGGGGTGGTTGTTCAACTACTCGCCGCAGAACCCGCTGGACTTCTCCGAAAATACCTTCGTGGGTAACTTGTCGTCGCTCTTGAGCTTCTACGCCTACATCATCATCGGCATGGACCAGGATAGCTTTGCCCGCCTGGGCGGCACGCCCTACTACGACCGGGCCCGTAATATCCTGCTAGCCGCCTCGTCGCAGACGGTCACCAACGAGTCGGATGGCGGGTGGAAGGACGGGGAACCACGTAACCGCTATTGGCTGCTCACCAATCTGCAAGACCCTCAGCTTGAGGCTTTCCGTACGGGTTCATATGCCTACTACCGGCAGGGTATGGACCTCTTTATTGAGAAGCCCCAAGATGCCCGCGCCAGTATTCTCACGGCGCTGACCAACATTCAGGCCGCCGTGTTGCGGCGACCGGGCACGTTGGTAGCTCGTTCCTTTTTCGATACGAAATCCGACGAAATTGCCAATATCTTCCGTACCAGCCAAGACCCGCAGCAGAAACAGCAAGTGGTGAACATGCTCGGCGAAATCGACCCGACGAATACGGCTAAGTACCAAGCTATTCTGAAGTAA
- the dinB gene encoding DNA polymerase IV, which translates to MLTTTPLAPEIRKIIHLDMDAFYASVEQRDNPELRGRPLAVGGARERGVVAAASYEARQFGVRSAMPATTARRLCPELLFVPPRFEVYKSVSRQIHAIFADYTELIEPLSLDEAYLDVTQNRPNIPSATRIAEEIRARILAQTQLTASAGISYNKFLAKLASDYRKPNGQFVIRPHEGLAFVEQLAVGQFHGIGRVTAARMEQLGIRTGWDLRQQSEAFLRQHFGKAGSHYFAIARAQDHRPVVADRVRKSIGAETTFPRDLTTLPDLTEHLQPCLEKVWAHCERTGLRGRTVTLKVKYADFQQITRSRSFPTPLADTATVTRISHELLAALLPLPKGVRLLGVSLSGLETEADMVGRQLGLGL; encoded by the coding sequence GTGCTGACGACTACCCCACTGGCGCCCGAAATCCGCAAGATCATCCACCTCGACATGGACGCTTTCTATGCTTCCGTGGAGCAGCGCGATAATCCCGAGCTGCGCGGTCGGCCGCTGGCGGTAGGCGGCGCGCGGGAGCGGGGCGTAGTGGCCGCCGCCAGCTACGAGGCCCGGCAGTTTGGCGTACGCTCGGCTATGCCGGCCACCACGGCGCGGCGCCTGTGCCCGGAGCTGCTATTTGTGCCACCGCGCTTTGAAGTGTATAAGAGTGTATCGCGGCAGATTCACGCCATCTTCGCCGATTACACAGAACTAATTGAGCCGCTTTCACTGGACGAGGCCTACCTCGACGTGACCCAGAACCGGCCCAATATTCCCTCGGCTACGCGCATTGCCGAAGAGATACGGGCGAGGATTCTAGCCCAAACACAACTCACGGCCTCAGCGGGAATTTCCTACAACAAGTTTTTGGCAAAGCTGGCCTCCGATTACCGCAAGCCCAACGGACAGTTTGTGATTCGGCCGCACGAGGGGCTGGCGTTTGTGGAGCAGCTAGCAGTAGGGCAGTTTCATGGAATCGGGCGCGTGACGGCGGCGCGCATGGAGCAGCTGGGAATTCGCACGGGCTGGGACCTTCGGCAGCAGTCGGAGGCGTTTCTGCGGCAGCACTTCGGCAAGGCCGGCTCGCACTACTTCGCCATTGCGCGAGCCCAGGACCACCGCCCCGTGGTGGCTGATAGGGTGCGCAAATCCATTGGCGCCGAAACCACATTTCCTCGCGACCTTACTACCCTGCCCGACCTCACCGAGCACTTGCAACCGTGTCTGGAAAAGGTCTGGGCGCACTGCGAGCGAACCGGTTTGCGCGGCCGCACCGTTACGCTGAAAGTGAAATACGCCGATTTCCAACAAATTACCCGCTCCCGCAGCTTCCCTACCCCTCTGGCCGACACGGCCACGGTGACCCGCATCAGCCACGAGTTGCTCGCGGCGCTCCTACCTTTGCCCAAAGGCGTGCGCCTGCTAGGCGTGTCGTTGTCGGGGCTGGAAACGGAGGCTGATATGGTAGGGCGGCAGTTGGGGCTAGGATTGTAG
- a CDS encoding DUF2971 domain-containing protein — protein MEQVSKIPDGKKLFHYSTPPGLLGMLESKCLWFSNIHYLNDSREYYYIFDLLKRVLEEGYHAIVPQKYLSVIKEKERTRNNYDEPAWLYETDTDYWTNINMILPVFSFSLTEKKDILSQWRGYCPDGGYSFSFDSEQLNDMMREYRLEIKKCLYDDTEQRKFIRDEVIGVTPENYVLAFTDQTPFGLPPALDSMKYMYARASRYAPLFKHYKFKEEREWRIIKDYNKDFSERILMDQNPALELDIVEKRIDIKFRYGKNTIIPYLQIPFLKYNEKGETVLDEYNNKIKTHIKIPELVIGPGPQKELNEQACKTMLNMRIDGREGNTKIVQSKVPYRNW, from the coding sequence ATGGAACAGGTATCAAAAATTCCCGATGGCAAGAAGTTGTTTCATTATTCAACACCTCCAGGTTTGTTGGGGATGTTGGAGAGTAAATGCTTATGGTTTTCTAATATACATTACTTAAATGATTCAAGAGAGTATTATTATATTTTTGATCTTCTAAAACGTGTTTTAGAAGAAGGATATCATGCTATAGTGCCCCAAAAATATCTTTCTGTGATAAAAGAAAAAGAAAGAACTAGAAATAATTATGATGAGCCTGCTTGGCTTTACGAGACAGATACAGATTACTGGACTAACATCAACATGATACTTCCTGTCTTCAGTTTCTCTTTGACTGAAAAGAAGGATATTTTAAGCCAATGGAGAGGGTATTGTCCAGATGGTGGTTACTCATTTAGTTTCGATAGCGAACAGCTTAATGATATGATGAGAGAATATCGATTGGAAATTAAGAAATGTTTGTACGATGATACAGAACAAAGAAAATTTATAAGAGATGAAGTAATAGGTGTTACTCCAGAAAATTATGTACTAGCCTTCACTGATCAAACACCTTTCGGTTTACCTCCAGCATTGGATTCAATGAAGTATATGTATGCAAGAGCATCAAGATACGCACCATTGTTCAAACACTATAAGTTTAAAGAAGAAAGAGAATGGAGAATAATTAAAGATTATAATAAAGATTTCAGTGAAAGAATTTTAATGGATCAAAATCCTGCATTAGAACTAGATATAGTTGAAAAAAGAATTGATATTAAATTTAGATATGGTAAAAATACTATTATACCATATTTGCAAATACCGTTTTTGAAGTATAATGAGAAGGGTGAAACGGTACTCGATGAATATAATAATAAAATTAAAACACATATTAAAATACCTGAACTTGTAATAGGTCCAGGGCCACAGAAAGAACTAAATGAGCAAGCTTGTAAAACGATGTTGAATATGAGAATAGACGGAAGGGAGGGAAATACGAAGATAGTGCAGTCAAAAGTACCATACAGGAATTGGTAA
- the recN gene encoding DNA repair protein RecN: MLVDLRIKNYALIEQLQLRPSALLNIITGETGAGKSIMLGAIGLLLGNRADSKMLFDTEKKCVIEGQFDISGYQLQDIFEAEDLDYDAQCILRREISPAGKSRAFVNDTPVTLDALRKIGANLMDIHSQHDTLLLGDAVFQLNLLDLYAGLVPTRAQYGTAYRQYRKLEADLKSVESQVAQANKELDYNSFLLNELEEARLDTEDQEAMEQEIKQLEHAEEIKFKLTQALQALTESEYCATGSMKEAASLLGQVSAYADTFKDLKVRLDSCLIELHDIADEVETAERRTEGDPARIDELQGRLTTLYNLQRKHQVRDLPGLLEVREELREKVGSVLNLDKEISRLRKDTEGALATVTRRAAQLSEQRQRSFPKFQKELAALLSDLGMPNSRIVVQHSVGQPTTSGIDVVSILFTANKGAQPQTLSKAASGGEFSRLMLCIKYMLADKTALPTIVFDEIDTGISGEIAVKVGRMMQQMAKKHQLIAISHLPQMAAAGDAHYFVYKEDRADRTISRIRELTLQERIREIAQMISGANPSEYAFQSARELLAMRGEELVG, translated from the coding sequence ATGCTAGTTGATTTGCGCATCAAGAATTACGCTCTGATTGAGCAATTGCAGCTACGGCCTTCGGCTCTGCTGAATATTATTACCGGCGAAACCGGCGCCGGCAAATCCATCATGCTGGGGGCTATTGGCCTGCTACTCGGCAACCGCGCCGACTCTAAAATGCTCTTCGACACGGAGAAGAAGTGCGTGATTGAAGGCCAGTTTGACATCAGTGGCTACCAGTTGCAGGATATTTTCGAGGCCGAAGACCTGGATTATGACGCGCAGTGCATCCTGCGCCGTGAGATTAGTCCGGCCGGTAAGTCGCGGGCCTTTGTGAACGATACGCCGGTAACGCTGGACGCCTTGCGCAAAATCGGGGCAAACCTGATGGACATCCACTCCCAGCACGACACGCTGCTGCTCGGTGACGCAGTATTTCAGCTCAACCTGCTCGACCTGTATGCCGGCCTGGTGCCTACCCGCGCCCAGTACGGCACCGCCTACCGCCAATACCGTAAGCTGGAAGCCGATCTGAAAAGCGTGGAAAGCCAGGTAGCGCAAGCCAATAAAGAGTTGGATTACAATAGCTTTCTGCTGAATGAACTAGAAGAAGCTCGCCTCGATACGGAAGACCAGGAGGCGATGGAGCAAGAAATAAAGCAGCTAGAGCATGCCGAGGAAATCAAGTTTAAGTTGACGCAAGCCTTGCAGGCTCTCACCGAAAGTGAGTACTGTGCTACCGGCAGCATGAAGGAAGCGGCCAGCCTACTCGGGCAGGTATCGGCCTACGCCGACACATTCAAAGACCTAAAGGTGCGCCTCGACAGCTGCCTGATTGAATTGCACGACATTGCCGACGAGGTGGAAACCGCCGAGCGTCGCACTGAGGGCGACCCGGCCCGTATCGACGAGTTGCAAGGCCGCCTCACTACCCTTTACAATCTGCAGCGCAAGCACCAGGTGCGCGACCTGCCAGGACTATTAGAGGTGCGCGAAGAATTACGCGAGAAGGTAGGCTCGGTGCTGAATCTGGACAAAGAGATCAGTCGTCTACGCAAGGATACGGAAGGCGCACTAGCCACCGTGACGCGCCGGGCGGCCCAGCTCTCGGAGCAGCGGCAGCGTAGCTTCCCGAAGTTCCAGAAGGAGCTAGCAGCCTTGCTTTCCGACCTGGGCATGCCCAACTCGCGCATTGTGGTGCAGCACAGCGTGGGCCAGCCTACCACCAGCGGCATCGACGTTGTTAGTATCCTGTTTACGGCCAACAAAGGCGCCCAGCCCCAAACCTTGAGTAAAGCCGCGTCAGGCGGTGAGTTCTCGCGGTTGATGCTGTGCATCAAGTATATGTTGGCTGATAAGACGGCCCTACCCACAATAGTGTTCGACGAAATCGATACGGGTATTAGCGGGGAAATTGCGGTGAAGGTAGGGCGCATGATGCAGCAGATGGCCAAGAAACACCAGCTTATCGCCATTTCGCATCTGCCGCAGATGGCCGCTGCCGGCGACGCGCACTACTTCGTATACAAGGAAGACCGCGCCGACCGCACCATCAGTCGCATCAGGGAGCTGACGTTGCAGGAGCGCATCCGCGAAATTGCGCAGATGATTTCCGGCGCCAACCCCAGCGAATACGCTTTCCAAAGCGCCCGCGAGCTACTGGCTATGCGCGGCGAGGAACTGGTAGGGTAG
- a CDS encoding rhamnogalacturonan acetylesterase encodes MSYIKSIGLLFLLALLAFQLPPARKTTIYLIGDSTIAQKIPQTFPETGWGMPFPTFFDSTIVVANHAKNGRSTRTFLAENRWQPIIEALQPGDYVFIQFGHNDEAENYPDRYTPVADYRKNLLKFVTEARRKQAFPVLITPVTRLKFVGGKQQETHVAYSAATMEVAKAQKVPLIDLDKMSRDLLQQFGEQNSKLLFLQLAPGEHPNYPYGRQDNTHFSELGARKMAQLVVSELKAQHSPLADHLARPLPKNAVPPTKGPDAQPTTP; translated from the coding sequence ATGTCATACATAAAAAGCATTGGGCTTCTGTTCCTATTGGCGCTGCTGGCCTTCCAGCTGCCGCCTGCCCGCAAAACGACCATCTACCTGATTGGTGATTCCACCATTGCCCAGAAAATACCGCAGACGTTTCCGGAAACCGGCTGGGGCATGCCCTTTCCTACCTTCTTCGACTCCACCATTGTGGTAGCCAATCATGCCAAGAATGGCCGTAGCACGCGCACGTTTCTGGCCGAAAACCGCTGGCAACCCATCATAGAAGCCCTGCAGCCGGGCGACTACGTATTCATTCAGTTCGGGCACAATGACGAGGCTGAGAACTACCCCGACCGGTACACTCCCGTGGCCGACTACCGCAAGAACCTTCTGAAATTTGTGACCGAAGCGCGCCGCAAGCAGGCCTTCCCGGTGCTGATTACGCCCGTCACGCGCCTCAAATTTGTGGGCGGCAAGCAGCAGGAAACGCATGTGGCCTACTCGGCCGCCACAATGGAAGTAGCAAAGGCGCAAAAAGTACCGCTGATTGATCTGGACAAAATGAGCCGGGACCTGTTGCAGCAGTTCGGGGAGCAAAACAGCAAGCTGCTTTTCCTGCAGCTCGCGCCCGGTGAGCACCCTAACTACCCCTACGGCCGCCAAGACAATACGCACTTCTCGGAACTGGGCGCTCGCAAAATGGCGCAACTGGTTGTGAGCGAGTTGAAAGCACAACACTCGCCGCTGGCCGACCACCTTGCCCGGCCCCTACCCAAAAACGCCGTACCGCCTACCAAGGGCCCCGATGCCCAGCCCACTACCCCATGA
- a CDS encoding rhamnogalacturonan acetylesterase — MHHPFFRLAGAMLLLALLAFGPPKKNITVYLVGDSTMSIKERKAYPETGWGMPFTVFFDETVTVDNRAQNGRSTKTFLAENRWQPVAAALKEGDYVFIQFGHNDEVPTKKSYTPEADYRANLVRFIQETRARKATPVLLTPVARRKFNDVGKMEGTHDVYSALVRTIAQEQKVPLIDLDRESQALLQQFGVENSKLLFNHLAPGEHPNYPDGREDNTHFSELGARKMAELVLADIRALKLELADRIVQRESKKTVDAQAR, encoded by the coding sequence ATGCATCATCCCTTCTTTCGGCTCGCGGGAGCCATGTTGCTGCTGGCGCTGCTGGCCTTCGGGCCACCCAAAAAGAACATCACCGTGTACTTGGTCGGCGACTCTACCATGTCAATCAAGGAGCGCAAAGCCTACCCCGAGACGGGCTGGGGAATGCCCTTTACGGTGTTTTTCGACGAAACCGTGACCGTAGACAACCGCGCGCAGAACGGGCGTAGCACCAAAACTTTCCTGGCTGAAAACCGCTGGCAACCTGTAGCAGCCGCGCTCAAGGAAGGTGACTACGTGTTCATCCAATTCGGCCACAACGATGAGGTGCCCACGAAAAAGAGCTACACGCCTGAGGCCGACTACCGCGCCAACCTGGTACGTTTCATCCAGGAAACCCGCGCCCGCAAGGCCACGCCCGTGTTGCTCACGCCGGTAGCGCGCCGCAAGTTCAACGACGTCGGCAAGATGGAAGGCACGCACGATGTGTACTCTGCCTTGGTGCGGACCATTGCGCAGGAGCAAAAAGTGCCGCTCATTGATCTGGACCGCGAAAGTCAGGCGTTGTTGCAGCAGTTTGGGGTAGAGAACAGCAAGTTGCTGTTCAACCACCTGGCGCCTGGCGAGCACCCCAACTACCCTGATGGTCGTGAAGATAACACGCACTTCTCGGAGCTGGGCGCCCGCAAAATGGCCGAGCTGGTCTTGGCTGATATTCGTGCGCTGAAGCTGGAACTGGCCGACCGCATTGTGCAGCGCGAATCCAAGAAGACCGTGGATGCGCAGGCGCGGTAG
- a CDS encoding pectinesterase family protein translates to MKYLIFFCCLFNVLLSQRAFGYDFVVAQDGSGQFRTVQAAIDAVPDFRKKVTTIFIKKGIYKEKLVLAGTKNLVHFIGEEARTTILTYDDYNQKKNRFGEDKGTSGSASIYIFGTDFSAENLTFQNSSGPVGQAVAVWVAGDKARFKNCRFLGFQDTLYTYGYGSRQYYQDCYIEGTTDFIFGSSTAWFERCEIFCKKGGSFVTAASTPDTTRYGYVLNHCRLTGNAPANSYALGRPWRSYAKTVYLHCELGNFIRPEGWDPWDKEENKRTAYYAEYNSTGPGAAPKQRVPWAHLLTPQEAQQYTLTTVLRGWDPTKE, encoded by the coding sequence ATGAAGTACCTAATTTTCTTCTGCTGCCTGTTCAATGTATTGCTGTCCCAACGGGCTTTTGGCTACGATTTCGTAGTGGCGCAGGACGGCAGCGGGCAGTTTCGCACGGTGCAGGCCGCCATTGATGCCGTGCCGGACTTTCGGAAGAAAGTCACTACCATCTTCATCAAAAAGGGCATCTATAAAGAAAAGTTGGTGCTGGCGGGTACCAAAAACCTGGTGCATTTCATCGGCGAAGAGGCCCGCACGACCATCCTCACCTACGACGACTACAACCAGAAAAAGAACCGCTTTGGCGAGGACAAGGGCACGTCCGGCTCTGCTAGTATCTACATCTTCGGTACTGATTTTTCGGCTGAGAACCTAACGTTTCAAAACTCATCGGGACCAGTGGGGCAGGCCGTGGCCGTGTGGGTAGCCGGCGATAAAGCCCGGTTTAAGAACTGCCGGTTTCTGGGCTTTCAGGATACGCTCTACACCTACGGTTACGGGAGCCGGCAGTATTACCAGGATTGCTATATCGAAGGCACCACGGACTTCATTTTTGGGTCTAGCACGGCGTGGTTCGAGCGGTGCGAGATTTTCTGCAAGAAGGGTGGTTCCTTCGTCACGGCCGCTTCTACCCCCGATACCACCCGCTACGGCTACGTGCTCAATCACTGCCGCCTGACTGGCAATGCGCCGGCCAACAGCTACGCGCTGGGCCGTCCGTGGCGCTCTTACGCCAAAACCGTGTATCTGCACTGCGAGCTGGGCAATTTCATCCGGCCCGAGGGCTGGGACCCGTGGGACAAGGAGGAAAACAAGCGCACCGCCTACTACGCCGAGTATAATAGTACCGGCCCCGGTGCCGCGCCCAAGCAGCGCGTGCCGTGGGCGCACCTGCTCACGCCCCAGGAGGCCCAGCAATATACTCTCACTACCGTGCTGCGCGGCTGGGACCCTACGAAAGAGTAA
- a CDS encoding phytoene desaturase family protein, translating into MPDSRYDAVVVGSGPNGLAAAITLQQAGLSVLLIEGKDQLGGGLRTAELTLPGFRHDICSAIHPLAVGSPFFQTLPLAQYGLEYLTSPVAAAHPFDGGTAAAVYDSLDDTARSLGQDEQRYRQLLEPLIASWPAIANDVLAPLHLPKHPIQMAQFGAPAMLPASVLTSYFRQKEARGLFAGMAAHAIQPLSNLTTSAIGLVLLIAAHRGGWPLPQGGSQSIADALVAHFRALGGTVETGTFVRSLDQLPRARTVLLDVTPKQLLQIAGHSLSEVYQWQLRRYRYGMGVFKIDWALDAPIPFTASECRQAGTIHLGGTREEIIAGERATAQGHHVTRPFVLLAQQSLFDPTRAPAGKHTAWAYCHVPNGSRIDMTAAIEQQVERFAPGFRDRIIGRHTFDTAQMETYNPNYVGGDINGGVLDIGQLFTRPALRASPYRTSTKGLYLCSSATPPGGGVHGMCGYHAAKQALHDVFQLPAAPLYEELLS; encoded by the coding sequence ATGCCCGATTCCAGATACGATGCCGTGGTAGTTGGCTCCGGCCCCAACGGCCTGGCGGCCGCCATTACGCTCCAACAAGCCGGCTTGTCGGTACTGCTGATTGAAGGCAAGGACCAGCTGGGCGGTGGCCTGCGCACAGCCGAGCTGACGCTCCCCGGCTTCCGCCACGACATTTGTTCGGCCATTCACCCGCTGGCCGTTGGCTCGCCTTTCTTCCAAACCCTACCCCTCGCGCAATACGGTTTGGAGTACCTCACGTCCCCCGTAGCCGCAGCCCACCCCTTCGATGGCGGCACGGCCGCTGCGGTTTACGACTCTCTAGATGATACAGCCCGTAGCCTGGGCCAGGACGAGCAGCGCTACCGTCAGCTCCTGGAACCGCTGATAGCCAGTTGGCCTGCTATTGCCAACGACGTGCTAGCACCCTTGCACCTTCCCAAACACCCCATCCAGATGGCGCAGTTTGGGGCGCCGGCCATGCTGCCGGCTTCCGTACTCACTAGTTATTTTCGGCAAAAAGAAGCGCGGGGTTTATTTGCCGGCATGGCGGCCCATGCTATTCAGCCGCTCAGCAACCTCACCACGTCGGCCATTGGGTTGGTCTTGTTGATTGCGGCCCACCGCGGCGGCTGGCCCCTACCCCAGGGCGGCTCCCAATCCATTGCCGATGCGCTGGTGGCGCATTTCCGGGCGCTGGGCGGCACCGTAGAAACCGGCACGTTCGTCCGCTCGCTCGACCAGCTGCCCCGCGCCCGCACCGTGCTCCTCGACGTGACGCCCAAGCAACTGTTGCAGATTGCTGGCCACAGCCTTTCTGAGGTGTACCAATGGCAACTGCGGCGCTACCGCTACGGCATGGGCGTGTTTAAAATCGATTGGGCCCTGGATGCGCCCATTCCTTTCACTGCCTCCGAATGCCGACAAGCCGGTACCATACACCTCGGAGGCACCCGCGAGGAAATTATTGCCGGCGAGCGGGCCACGGCCCAAGGTCACCACGTTACGCGGCCGTTTGTGCTGCTGGCCCAGCAAAGCCTCTTCGACCCTACCCGCGCCCCGGCTGGCAAGCATACGGCTTGGGCCTACTGCCACGTGCCCAACGGCTCTCGCATCGACATGACGGCCGCCATCGAGCAGCAGGTAGAGCGCTTCGCGCCCGGCTTCCGCGACCGGATCATCGGCCGCCACACCTTCGACACGGCCCAGATGGAAACCTATAACCCCAACTACGTGGGCGGTGACATCAACGGCGGCGTTCTAGATATCGGCCAGCTCTTCACGCGACCGGCCCTGCGCGCCTCGCCCTACCGTACGTCTACCAAAGGGCTTTACCTATGCTCCTCTGCTACCCCTCCCGGCGGCGGCGTGCACGGCATGTGCGGCTACCACGCCGCCAAGCAAGCGCTGCACGATGTGTTTCAGCTGCCGGCTGCGCCGTTGTATGAGGAGCTATTATCATGA
- a CDS encoding phosphopantothenoylcysteine decarboxylase: MKILLTAGPTYEPLDPVRFIGNRSTGKMGYALAEAFAAAGHTVTLVSGPTALAVPTHPAIQTVHVETAAQMYAAAAEAAPTAQIWVFAAAVADYRPAEVSPEKIKKAGDTLTLTLVKNVDIAATLGETKRAEQFSVGFALETNNEQAHALDKLRRKNFDVVVLNSLRDAGAGFGHDTNKVTLLTADGVVTTSDLLPKSAVAQDIVQFVLARYAQYA, encoded by the coding sequence TTGAAAATCCTGCTCACTGCCGGCCCTACCTATGAACCGCTGGACCCCGTGCGGTTCATTGGCAACCGCTCGACGGGCAAGATGGGGTACGCGCTTGCCGAAGCCTTCGCGGCGGCCGGCCATACCGTCACGCTGGTGAGTGGGCCCACTGCTTTGGCCGTGCCTACCCACCCGGCCATTCAGACAGTGCATGTGGAAACGGCTGCGCAGATGTATGCCGCCGCTGCCGAGGCCGCGCCTACGGCGCAGATTTGGGTATTTGCGGCGGCGGTAGCCGATTATCGACCCGCCGAAGTAAGCCCCGAAAAAATCAAGAAAGCCGGCGATACGCTCACGCTTACGCTGGTTAAAAACGTGGATATTGCCGCTACGCTGGGAGAAACGAAGCGTGCTGAACAATTTTCGGTGGGTTTTGCGTTGGAAACCAACAACGAGCAGGCGCACGCGCTGGATAAGCTTCGCCGCAAGAATTTCGATGTGGTAGTGCTCAACTCCCTACGCGATGCCGGGGCTGGTTTCGGCCACGATACTAATAAGGTAACCCTGCTCACGGCCGATGGCGTGGTCACGACATCGGACTTACTTCCTAAATCTGCCGTGGCGCAGGATATTGTTCAGTTTGTGCTTGCCCGATATGCCCAATATGCGTAA